The following coding sequences are from one Liolophura sinensis isolate JHLJ2023 chromosome 12, CUHK_Ljap_v2, whole genome shotgun sequence window:
- the LOC135479547 gene encoding serine/threonine-protein phosphatase 6 regulatory ankyrin repeat subunit C-like, which yields MLMAAGASVNAADDDKKVPLHVAASYGNSRGVNELLECGGDIDFQDLNGRTALYFAVLSGHNHIVAKLIKHGCNVNLRRREGTNALYLAAKKQNLNCVRQLLEAGADTVHVDPRNYQNRDELVRIAIRQLGSQGKTPPDAFEILNLTITAHGLVPGQQLMSSALTQYKKQPNGDMRLVIHRLILAGGVVKVPDSGNNSPTIGYQELQEAVSKWQMEHGIGNPKAPSTLKDVCRRIIRSSIMHSCSAGNVLCACDRLHLPRALKEIILLQRL from the coding sequence ATGTTAATGGCCGCGGGGGCAAGTGTCAACGCCGCGGACGATGATAAGAAGGTTCCGCTACACGTAGCCGCGAGCTACGGGAATTCTCGCGGCGTCAACGAACTCCTGGAGTGTGGTGGGGATATCGACTTCCAGGATCTGAACGGCAGAACTGCTCTGTACTTTGCGGTACTTTCGGGTCACAATCACATCGTTGCCAAGTTGATAAAACACGGTTGCAATGTGAACCTACGCCGACGAGAAGGGACAAATGCATTGTACCTGGCCGCCAAGAAACAGAACTTGAACTGTGTCCGGCAGTTGTTAGAGGCCGGTGCTGATACAGTTCACGTAGACCCTAGGAATTATCAGAATAGGGACGAATTGGTGAGGATAGCTATTCGCCAGCTAGGCTCTCAGGGAAAAACTCCACCGGACGCCTTTGAAATTCTGAACTTGACGATAACTGCCCACGGCCTTGTACCTGGACAGCAGCTAATGTCATCGGCGCTCACGCAGTACAAGAAGCAGCCGAACGGAGACATGCGATTGGTCATTCACCGCCTGATTTTGGCAGGGGGTGTGGTTAAAGTGCCGGACTCTGGAAATAACTCGCCGACCATTGGCTACCAAGAACTGCAAGAGGCGGTGTCAAAGTGGCAAATGGAGCACGGGATTGGTAATCCGAAAGCTCCGTCCACTCTGAAGGACGTTTGCCGGAGGATTATCAGAAGCTCGATCATGCATTCCTGTTCGGCAGGCAATGTCCTCTGCGCGTGTGATCGCTTACACCTTCCAAGGGCAttaaaagaaatcattttattgcAAAGACTATAA